The Pan paniscus chromosome 1, NHGRI_mPanPan1-v2.0_pri, whole genome shotgun sequence genome has a segment encoding these proteins:
- the HES2 gene encoding transcription factor HES-2 isoform X1 gives MNEGQHWRGGTVAPVRQGLAPPGPPALGVTQRRPPMAPLPLSRRCSGKTGGRHPAVDRTQRRGAGSPGASRSPLPAPPCAGTKAGAATAFPRSMGLPRRAGDAAELRKSLKPLLEKRRRARINQSLSQLKGLILPLLGRENSNCSKLEKADVLEMTVRFLQELPASSWPTAASLPCDSYREGYSACVARLARVLPACRVLEPAVSARLLEHLWRRAASATLEGGRAGDSSGPSAPAPAPASAPEPASAPVPSPPSPPCGPGLWRPW, from the exons ATGAATGAAGGGCAGCATTGGAGAGGAGGGACCGTAGCTCCAGTCAGGCAAGGCCTGGCCCCACCTGGCCCTCCTGCCCTCGGGGTCACGCAGCGAAGGCCCCCGATGGCGCCTTTACCACTCTCCCGCAGGTGCTCGGGGAAAACTGGGGGCCGCCACCCCGCGGTAGATAGGACGCAAAGGCGGGGAGCGGGATCCCCGGGGGCGTCGCGGTCTCCCCTCCCGGCTCCACCCTGCGCAGGAACAAAGGCAGGAG CTGCCACCGCTTTCCCGCGGAGCATGGGGCTGCCTCGCCGGGCAGGGGACGCGGCGGAGCTGCGCAAG AGCCTGAAGCCGCTGCTGGAGAAGCGCCGGCGCGCGCGCATCAACCAGAGCCTGAGCCAGCTTAAGGGGCTCATCCTGCCGCTGCTGGGCCGGGAG AACTCCAACTGCTCGAAGCTAGAGAAGGCAGACGTCCTGGAAATGACCGTGCGCTTCCTGCAGGAGCTGCCTGCGTCCTCATGGCCCACGGCAGCCTCCC TGCCTTGCGACAGCTACCGCGAGGGCTACAGCGCCTGTGTGGCGCGCCTGGCCCGCGTGCTGCCCGCCTGCCGTGTCCTGGAGCCCGCCGTGAGCGCGCGCCTGCTGGAGCACCTGTGGCGGAGAGCGGCCAGCGCCACCCTGGAAGGCGGGCGCGCTGGGGATTCCAGTGGCCCGTCTGCCCCCGCCCCAGCGCCCGCGTCTGCCCCAGAGCCCGCATCCGCTCCGGTGCCCTCGCCGCCCTCGCCTCCCTGCGGCCCTGGCCTCTGGCGGCCGTGGTAG
- the HES2 gene encoding transcription factor HES-2 isoform X2: protein MGLPRRAGDAAELRKSLKPLLEKRRRARINQSLSQLKGLILPLLGRENSNCSKLEKADVLEMTVRFLQELPASSWPTAASLPCDSYREGYSACVARLARVLPACRVLEPAVSARLLEHLWRRAASATLEGGRAGDSSGPSAPAPAPASAPEPASAPVPSPPSPPCGPGLWRPW, encoded by the exons ATGGGGCTGCCTCGCCGGGCAGGGGACGCGGCGGAGCTGCGCAAG AGCCTGAAGCCGCTGCTGGAGAAGCGCCGGCGCGCGCGCATCAACCAGAGCCTGAGCCAGCTTAAGGGGCTCATCCTGCCGCTGCTGGGCCGGGAG AACTCCAACTGCTCGAAGCTAGAGAAGGCAGACGTCCTGGAAATGACCGTGCGCTTCCTGCAGGAGCTGCCTGCGTCCTCATGGCCCACGGCAGCCTCCC TGCCTTGCGACAGCTACCGCGAGGGCTACAGCGCCTGTGTGGCGCGCCTGGCCCGCGTGCTGCCCGCCTGCCGTGTCCTGGAGCCCGCCGTGAGCGCGCGCCTGCTGGAGCACCTGTGGCGGAGAGCGGCCAGCGCCACCCTGGAAGGCGGGCGCGCTGGGGATTCCAGTGGCCCGTCTGCCCCCGCCCCAGCGCCCGCGTCTGCCCCAGAGCCCGCATCCGCTCCGGTGCCCTCGCCGCCCTCGCCTCCCTGCGGCCCTGGCCTCTGGCGGCCGTGGTAG